In Lepus europaeus isolate LE1 chromosome 8, mLepTim1.pri, whole genome shotgun sequence, a single genomic region encodes these proteins:
- the FABP2 gene encoding fatty acid-binding protein, intestinal — protein sequence MAFDGAWKVDRSENYDKFMEKMGINVVKRKLAAHDNLKVTITQDGNKFTVKESSNFRTIEIVFELGVTFNYTLADGTEVSGAWTIEGNKLVGKFKRLDNGNELNTVREIVGGELVQTYTYEGVEAKRIFKKE from the exons ATGGCGTTCGATGGTGCTTGGAAAGTTGACCGAAGTGAGAACTAtgacaagttcatggaaaaaatgg GTATTAATGTGGTGAAAAGGAAGCTTGCAGCTCATGATAATTTGAAGGTGACAATTACACAAGATGGAAACAAATTCACAGTCAAAGAATCAAGCAATTTTAGGACCATTGAAATTGTTTTTGAACTTGGTGTCACCTTTAATTACACCTTAGCAGATGGAACTGAAGTCAGT GGGGCCTGGACCATTGAAGGAAATAAACTTGTTGGAAAATTCAAACGGCTGGACAATGGAAATGAACTGAATACTGTCCGAGAAATTGTAGGAGGTGAATTAGTCCAG ACTTATACATACGAAGGAGTAGAGGCCAAGAGgatctttaaaaaggaatga